In the Streptomyces sp. 840.1 genome, one interval contains:
- a CDS encoding glycoside hydrolase family 38 C-terminal domain-containing protein, whose amino-acid sequence MHDDRRIIEDRIRKLLDRVVRPAVYSAVHPLALSAWRVEGEPVPVTEALSADYEPFTLGDAWGSPWQTTWMRARTEIPEGWSGRRVEAVFDLGFDLSKGPGGQAEGLVHDDRGAPLQGLHPYNRSVLLDGSATAGATVDLLIELAANPPIVGSAGLHLHHGSLETAGDAPLYRLRQAEIAVREEDVWHLVHDIEVLDELMHELPLSSTRRHEIRYALRRAADAVDPADVAATAARARALLADVLSRPAHASAHTLSAVGHAHIDSAWLWPVRETVRKCARTFTNMTTLAQEYPELVFACSSAQQYAWMKQQRPDVYARMKKAAADGNWVPVGGMWVEADGNLPGGEALARQLVYGRRFFAEEFGVEQPGIWLPDSFGYTAAYPQLAGLAGAEWFLTQKLSWNETNQLPHHTFEWEGIDGSRIFTHCPPVDSYNASLTASENAHAEGNFNDKGAATRSLVPFGYGDGGGGPSRSMLEKARRLRDLEGSPKVVVESPDAFFEAARAEREGARLPVWRGELYLENHRGTYTSQARTKRGNRRSEALLREAELWAATAGVRSGAPYPYERLESLWQRVLLNQFHDILPGSSIAWVHRQAEREYGEIHAELEALIADAAARLPGAPALLNAGPYARREVAVLTGDQGFAGAQRLADGRTAVLAETGPLASGGAVDVREPVTARAQDGGFALGNGVLSVVVDRRGLVTSVYDHEARREAIAPGSAGNLLQLHPDDPNLWSAWNIDSYYRDVVHDLDTCESVTLVDEGPLLASVRVERLHGHSRFVQHIELAAESRRVTVRNDIDWQERDTVLKAAWPLDVHAERESAEIQFGHVQRPTHENTSWDAARFELWAHRWVHVGERHWGAALLTDSTYGHDVRRDTREDGGTTTTLRLSLLRSPHSPDPRADRGAHGFSYALLAGAGIEEAVAGGYAMNLPLRAAAAEAAALVTLDTTDVVVESVKLADDRSGDVVVRLYEACGGAVGARLSAGFPLAGAQDCDLLERPTRELTPDGGSVDLRLRPFQIRTVRLRPGARG is encoded by the coding sequence GTGCATGACGACCGCCGGATCATCGAGGACCGGATCCGCAAGCTGCTCGACCGGGTCGTCCGGCCCGCCGTCTACAGCGCCGTACACCCCCTCGCCCTGAGCGCCTGGCGCGTCGAGGGCGAACCCGTCCCCGTCACCGAGGCGCTGAGCGCCGACTACGAGCCCTTCACGCTCGGCGACGCCTGGGGCAGCCCCTGGCAGACGACCTGGATGCGGGCCCGCACCGAGATTCCCGAGGGCTGGTCCGGGCGTCGCGTGGAGGCCGTCTTCGACCTCGGCTTCGACCTGTCCAAGGGGCCCGGCGGCCAGGCCGAGGGCCTGGTCCACGACGACCGGGGCGCGCCGCTCCAGGGCCTGCACCCGTACAACCGCAGCGTGCTCCTCGACGGATCGGCCACCGCGGGCGCCACCGTCGATCTGCTGATCGAGCTGGCCGCCAACCCGCCGATCGTCGGCAGCGCCGGCCTGCACCTGCACCACGGCTCCCTGGAGACCGCAGGGGACGCGCCCCTCTACCGCCTCAGGCAGGCCGAGATCGCGGTGCGCGAGGAAGACGTGTGGCACCTCGTCCACGACATCGAGGTGCTCGACGAGCTGATGCACGAGCTGCCGCTCAGCTCCACCCGGCGCCACGAGATCCGCTACGCGCTGCGCCGCGCCGCCGACGCCGTCGACCCGGCCGATGTCGCCGCGACGGCCGCGCGCGCCAGGGCACTCCTGGCCGACGTGCTGTCCCGGCCCGCGCACGCCTCCGCGCACACCCTCTCCGCCGTCGGACACGCGCACATCGACTCGGCCTGGCTGTGGCCGGTGCGCGAGACCGTGCGCAAATGCGCGCGGACCTTCACCAACATGACCACCCTCGCCCAGGAGTACCCCGAGCTGGTCTTCGCCTGCTCCTCCGCCCAGCAGTACGCGTGGATGAAGCAGCAGCGCCCCGACGTCTACGCCCGGATGAAGAAGGCCGCAGCCGACGGCAACTGGGTCCCGGTCGGCGGCATGTGGGTCGAGGCGGACGGCAACCTGCCCGGCGGCGAGGCGCTCGCGCGCCAACTCGTCTACGGGCGCCGATTCTTCGCCGAGGAGTTCGGCGTCGAGCAGCCCGGTATCTGGCTGCCCGACTCGTTCGGCTACACCGCCGCCTACCCCCAGCTCGCCGGACTGGCGGGCGCCGAGTGGTTCCTCACCCAGAAGCTCTCCTGGAACGAGACGAACCAGCTGCCCCACCACACCTTCGAATGGGAGGGCATCGACGGCTCGCGCATCTTCACCCACTGCCCGCCCGTCGACAGCTACAACGCCTCCCTGACGGCCAGTGAGAACGCCCATGCCGAGGGCAACTTCAACGACAAGGGCGCGGCCACCCGCTCCCTCGTCCCGTTCGGCTACGGGGACGGCGGCGGCGGGCCCAGCCGCTCGATGCTGGAGAAGGCGCGCCGCCTGCGCGACCTCGAAGGCTCACCGAAGGTCGTGGTCGAGTCGCCCGACGCCTTCTTCGAGGCGGCGCGCGCCGAACGCGAGGGCGCGCGCCTGCCCGTCTGGCGCGGCGAGTTGTACCTGGAGAACCATCGCGGCACCTACACCAGCCAGGCCCGTACCAAACGGGGCAACCGGCGCAGCGAGGCGCTGTTGCGCGAGGCCGAGCTGTGGGCGGCCACGGCCGGGGTGCGGTCCGGCGCGCCCTACCCGTACGAGCGGCTCGAATCGCTGTGGCAGCGGGTCCTGCTCAACCAGTTCCACGACATCCTGCCGGGCTCGTCCATCGCCTGGGTGCACCGGCAGGCCGAGCGGGAGTACGGCGAGATCCACGCCGAGCTGGAGGCGCTGATCGCCGACGCGGCTGCCCGGCTGCCCGGCGCACCCGCGCTGCTGAACGCCGGGCCGTACGCCCGCCGCGAGGTCGCCGTCCTCACGGGCGACCAGGGATTCGCGGGGGCGCAGCGTCTGGCGGACGGGCGTACCGCGGTCCTCGCGGAGACGGGCCCGCTGGCCTCCGGCGGCGCGGTCGACGTCCGGGAGCCCGTCACGGCACGCGCGCAGGACGGCGGGTTCGCCCTCGGCAACGGGGTGCTGAGCGTCGTCGTGGACCGGCGCGGCCTGGTCACCTCGGTGTACGACCACGAGGCGCGGCGGGAGGCGATCGCCCCCGGCAGCGCCGGCAATCTCCTGCAGCTCCACCCCGACGACCCGAACCTGTGGTCGGCGTGGAACATCGACTCGTACTACCGCGACGTCGTCCACGACCTCGACACCTGCGAGTCCGTGACCCTGGTGGACGAGGGCCCGCTCCTCGCCTCGGTGCGCGTCGAGCGCCTCCACGGCCACTCGCGGTTCGTCCAGCACATCGAACTCGCCGCCGAGAGCCGCCGGGTGACCGTACGCAACGACATCGACTGGCAGGAGCGCGACACGGTACTGAAGGCGGCCTGGCCGCTCGACGTGCACGCGGAACGCGAGAGCGCGGAGATCCAGTTCGGCCATGTGCAGCGGCCCACCCACGAGAACACCAGCTGGGACGCGGCCCGCTTCGAACTCTGGGCGCACCGCTGGGTGCACGTGGGCGAACGGCACTGGGGCGCCGCACTGCTGACCGACTCCACCTACGGTCACGACGTGCGCCGCGACACCCGCGAGGACGGCGGGACCACCACGACGCTGCGGCTCTCCCTGCTGCGCTCCCCGCACAGCCCCGATCCGCGGGCCGACCGGGGAGCCCATGGCTTCAGCTACGCGCTGCTCGCCGGCGCCGGGATCGAGGAGGCCGTCGCGGGCGGCTACGCGATGAACCTGCCGCTGCGGGCGGCCGCGGCCGAGGCGGCCGCCCTGGTCACGCTCGACACCACCGATGTGGTGGTGGAGTCGGTCAAGCTCGCCGACGACCGGAGCGGTGACGTCGTGGTCCGGCTGTACGAGGCGTGCGGGGGAGCGGTCGGGGCGCGCCTGAGCGCCGGGTTCCCGCTCGCCGGGGCGCAGGACTGCGACCTGCTGGAGCGCCCGACGCGCGAACTGACCCCGGACGGCGGGTCCGTCGACCTGAGGCTGCGGCCCTTCCAGATCCGCACGGTACGTCTGCGTCCGGGCGCGCGGGGGTGA
- a CDS encoding ROK family transcriptional regulator, with translation MTTRTASTEKGGIRRGTNLPRMGDFNESVILDAIRRHRGGLSRVELAQATGLSAQTVSNITRRLLDRGVARESGKHNTGSGKPRTLLEIVPTSRYAVGVHLDPAVITCVLVDLLGKVVAQRSRRTPSGGDTDGTVADMAASVSGIVAESGIDHGRILGLGIAAPGPIDVTAGWVVEPPELHGWGRYPLRDRLSEATGFPALLDKDVTAAVVAERWAGAVTDSRNLLFFYLGTGSGMGLVVDDTVLRGVSGNAGEVGGLGAACSTRTLVDEAIALGVLGGEYTVLDPADAQSGLERLGRLAAEGDAQADGIIERLGLRVGRGVCAAATLLDVDSIVFGGPAWHVLGGRLLATIEPMVARSPFVRAAHATTVASTVLGENVAAVGAASLVLDQALSAQPRSLLLG, from the coding sequence TTGACGACCAGGACTGCGAGCACGGAGAAGGGCGGCATCAGGCGTGGCACCAACCTGCCGAGGATGGGGGACTTCAACGAGTCCGTGATCCTCGACGCCATCCGCCGGCACCGCGGCGGCCTGAGCCGGGTGGAACTCGCGCAGGCCACCGGGCTGTCCGCGCAGACGGTCTCGAACATCACCCGGCGCCTGCTCGACCGGGGCGTCGCCCGCGAGTCGGGCAAACACAACACCGGCAGCGGGAAGCCCCGCACCCTGCTGGAGATCGTGCCCACCTCGCGATACGCGGTGGGGGTCCATCTCGACCCCGCCGTGATCACCTGTGTCCTGGTGGACCTGCTCGGCAAGGTGGTGGCCCAGCGCAGCCGGCGCACCCCCAGCGGGGGCGACACGGACGGTACCGTCGCGGACATGGCCGCGTCCGTGTCCGGGATCGTGGCGGAGTCCGGGATCGACCACGGACGGATCCTCGGCCTCGGCATCGCCGCGCCGGGCCCCATCGACGTCACCGCCGGATGGGTGGTCGAGCCGCCCGAGCTGCACGGCTGGGGCCGCTATCCGCTGCGCGACCGGCTCAGCGAGGCGACCGGCTTCCCGGCCCTGCTCGACAAGGACGTCACGGCCGCCGTCGTCGCCGAGCGCTGGGCGGGGGCCGTCACCGACAGCCGCAACCTGCTCTTCTTCTACCTCGGCACCGGGTCCGGCATGGGGCTCGTGGTGGACGACACCGTGCTGCGCGGGGTCTCCGGGAACGCGGGCGAGGTGGGCGGGCTCGGCGCCGCCTGCTCCACGCGGACCCTGGTCGACGAGGCCATCGCCCTCGGCGTCCTCGGTGGCGAGTACACCGTGCTCGACCCGGCCGACGCCCAGAGCGGCCTGGAGCGCCTGGGCCGGCTCGCCGCGGAGGGGGACGCCCAGGCGGACGGCATCATCGAGCGGCTGGGGCTGCGCGTGGGCCGGGGGGTGTGCGCGGCGGCGACGCTCCTGGACGTCGACAGCATCGTGTTCGGCGGGCCGGCCTGGCACGTGCTGGGTGGGCGCCTCCTGGCCACGATCGAGCCGATGGTGGCCAGGTCCCCGTTCGTCAGGGCGGCCCATGCCACAACCGTCGCCTCCACCGTCCTGGGCGAGAACGTCGCGGCGGTCGGGGCCGCCTCCCTCGTCCTCGACCAGGCGCTTTCCGCCCAGCCGAGGTCGTTGCTGCTGGGCTGA